In one Methanobrevibacter arboriphilus genomic region, the following are encoded:
- a CDS encoding DEAD/DEAH box helicase encodes MEQLSFYNFDISKEIKNAVKDMGFEEPTPIQGLTIPEALEGKDIIGQAQTGTGKTVAFGIPVLEKIFVEDKAPQAIIICPTRELSLQVAKEIGKLSSFMKKLHVLPVYGGQPIGRQIRALKKGVHIIIGTPGRIIDHIERGTLDLSGIETVVLDEADEMLDMGFREDIEKILKRTPKNRQTLLFSATMPRAIKKLTHNYQKNPKHLRVAQHLITAPEIEQIYFEAREKMKLELFSRLMDIYDLNLVLVFCNTKRRVDRLVRDLKSRGYDVDGIHGDMRQAQRDKVMNKFRKGKIEILVATDVAARGIDVPDVEAVFNYDVPNDNEYYVHRIGRTGRAGKTGYAFTFVAGKEIYKLRDIQKYTKSKIKQQKVPSLDDIRDIKNNLILDKIKKSIEENNLNKEIHSVESLIEIGYNSIDIAAALLKMNKEN; translated from the coding sequence ATGGAACAATTATCATTTTACAATTTTGATATATCAAAAGAAATTAAGAACGCAGTAAAAGACATGGGTTTTGAAGAACCTACACCAATTCAAGGTTTGACAATACCTGAAGCTTTAGAAGGTAAAGACATTATTGGACAGGCACAAACTGGTACTGGTAAAACAGTAGCTTTTGGAATACCTGTCTTAGAAAAGATTTTTGTTGAGGATAAAGCTCCTCAAGCTATTATTATATGTCCTACTCGTGAGTTAAGCTTACAAGTAGCTAAGGAAATAGGAAAATTATCTTCTTTTATGAAAAAATTACATGTACTTCCTGTATATGGGGGTCAACCTATAGGTAGGCAGATTAGGGCTCTTAAAAAAGGAGTTCATATAATTATTGGAACTCCAGGTCGTATAATTGATCATATTGAAAGAGGAACTTTGGATTTATCTGGAATAGAAACAGTTGTTTTAGATGAAGCTGATGAAATGTTAGATATGGGGTTTCGTGAGGATATTGAAAAAATATTAAAGAGAACTCCTAAAAATAGACAAACTTTACTTTTTTCAGCTACAATGCCAAGAGCTATAAAAAAGTTAACTCATAATTACCAAAAAAACCCTAAGCATTTAAGAGTAGCTCAACATCTTATAACTGCTCCTGAAATTGAACAGATATACTTTGAAGCAAGAGAAAAGATGAAACTTGAATTATTTTCTCGTTTAATGGATATCTACGATTTAAACTTAGTTTTAGTGTTTTGTAATACTAAAAGAAGAGTTGATCGCCTTGTAAGAGATTTAAAAAGTCGTGGATATGATGTTGATGGTATTCATGGAGATATGAGGCAAGCTCAAAGAGATAAGGTAATGAACAAGTTTAGAAAAGGGAAAATTGAAATTTTAGTAGCTACTGATGTTGCTGCAAGAGGTATTGATGTTCCTGATGTTGAAGCTGTTTTTAACTATGATGTACCTAATGACAATGAATATTATGTTCATAGAATTGGTAGAACTGGAAGAGCTGGTAAAACTGGTTATGCATTTACATTTGTAGCAGGTAAAGAAATATATAAACTTAGAGATATTCAAAAATACACAAAATCAAAGATTAAACAACAGAAAGTTCCTTCTTTAGATGATATTAGGGATATTAAAAATAATTTGATTTTAGATAAAATTAAAAAATCTATTGAAGAAAATAATCTTAATAAAGAAATTCATAGTGTTGAATCATTGATAGAAATAGGATATAATTCAATAGATATAGCTGCTGCTCTTTTAAAAATGAATAAAGAAAATTAA
- a CDS encoding uroporphyrinogen-III synthase — MKKCEKETIVAITRPFNRLDEAVSIVESYGATPFIAPTLELKLTNTESLKALIELADDLDWLIFTSPTSIESIFKFYPNFGELINENCQIATIGQKTAELANEYGLGTDLVPENYTAEGLLESFKDINITKSLIGLPRTLAARETLPEGLEKMGADVILAESYESIIPLDTVRIEVLIGKILSSEIDAITFTSPLTVINLFKIANDEQIPELVNKLSTSVLTVAIGPITNKTLKNFGIDAIYPDTYTVKDMMDLLFERI, encoded by the coding sequence ATGAAAAAATGTGAAAAAGAAACAATAGTGGCTATCACAAGACCTTTTAATAGATTAGATGAAGCCGTATCCATTGTAGAATCATATGGAGCAACACCATTTATAGCTCCAACATTGGAATTAAAATTAACCAATACAGAATCTCTAAAAGCATTAATTGAATTAGCTGATGATTTAGATTGGTTAATATTTACTTCACCAACATCAATAGAATCAATTTTTAAATTTTATCCTAATTTTGGAGAATTAATAAATGAAAATTGCCAAATAGCAACTATTGGACAAAAAACAGCAGAATTAGCTAATGAATATGGTTTAGGTACAGATCTAGTTCCTGAAAATTATACTGCAGAAGGACTTCTTGAATCCTTTAAAGACATTAATATTACAAAAAGCCTTATTGGACTTCCAAGAACATTAGCTGCACGAGAAACCCTTCCAGAAGGATTAGAAAAAATGGGTGCTGATGTCATACTTGCCGAAAGTTATGAATCAATAATTCCTCTCGATACAGTTAGAATTGAAGTTTTAATTGGCAAAATTTTAAGCTCTGAAATTGATGCAATAACATTTACAAGCCCATTAACAGTGATAAACCTTTTTAAGATAGCTAATGATGAACAAATTCCCGAGTTAGTTAATAAATTATCAACTAGTGTTTTAACAGTTGCAATAGGACCAATTACAAATAAAACCCTCAAAAACTTTGGAATAGACGCCATATATCCAGATACATACACAGTTAAAGATATGATGGACTTATTATTCGAAAGAATATAA